In the Haloferula helveola genome, one interval contains:
- a CDS encoding thioredoxin family protein, whose translation MKAITHLAAFAMAGTALVSSAFANTLEGWSTDLEKAFKDAKAQNKPVLVEFTGSDWCPPCIAMRKNVFSKKEFVKKASEDFILVELDFPRGDKEVKKKNEPYAKKYDIEGFPTVILFDSNGKEFNRFFASQYPKIDLFLDHLDKALERKDLD comes from the coding sequence ATGAAAGCAATCACTCACCTCGCCGCCTTCGCCATGGCCGGCACCGCCCTCGTCAGCTCGGCCTTCGCCAACACGCTCGAAGGCTGGAGCACCGATCTCGAGAAAGCCTTCAAGGACGCCAAGGCCCAGAACAAGCCCGTGCTGGTCGAGTTCACCGGTTCCGACTGGTGCCCTCCGTGCATCGCGATGCGCAAGAACGTGTTCTCCAAGAAGGAGTTCGTCAAAAAGGCCTCCGAAGACTTCATCCTCGTCGAGCTGGACTTCCCGCGCGGCGACAAGGAGGTGAAGAAGAAGAACGAGCCCTACGCCAAGAAATACGACATCGAGGGCTTCCCGACCGTGATCCTGTTCGATTCCAACGGTAAGGAATTCAACCGCTTCTTCGCTTCGCAGTATCCGAAGATCGACCTCTTCCTCGACCACCTCGACAAGGCCCTCGAGCGCAAGGATCTCGATTGA
- a CDS encoding YceH family protein, which produces MKHFPELQLTAVGARVLGCLLEKEVLTPDQYPMTVNALVTACNQATSRHPVTSFTASEVEEALRQLSDDYLVTRMLGGRAPKFEHNLGDLLALTSAERAVFTVLLLRGTQTAGELKQRTERMHDFASLDEVEEILTGFIEYPHGPLVERLPAGGGRRVETFRHLLSEDAGAEPEADFDAGADWRQEMEQRLAALEMQVAELKAQLGE; this is translated from the coding sequence ATGAAACACTTTCCGGAACTCCAATTGACCGCGGTCGGGGCGCGGGTGCTGGGTTGCTTGCTGGAAAAGGAAGTCCTGACGCCCGACCAGTACCCGATGACGGTCAACGCGTTGGTCACGGCCTGCAACCAGGCGACTTCGCGCCATCCGGTGACGAGCTTCACGGCTTCGGAGGTGGAGGAGGCGCTGCGGCAGCTTTCGGACGACTACCTCGTCACCCGGATGCTCGGCGGCCGGGCTCCTAAGTTCGAACACAACCTTGGCGACCTGCTCGCGCTCACTTCCGCCGAGAGGGCGGTTTTCACGGTCTTGCTGCTGCGCGGAACGCAGACGGCCGGCGAGTTGAAGCAGCGGACGGAGCGGATGCACGACTTCGCCTCGCTCGACGAGGTCGAGGAGATCCTGACCGGCTTCATCGAGTATCCGCACGGCCCGTTGGTCGAGCGGTTGCCGGCGGGTGGCGGGCGACGGGTCGAGACCTTCCGGCACCTGCTTTCCGAGGATGCCGGCGCGGAGCCGGAGGCCGACTTCGATGCCGGCGCCGACTGGCGGCAGGAAATGGAACAGCGCTTGGCAGCGTTGGAGATGCAGGTCGCCGAGCTGAAGGCGCAGCTCGGGGAGTGA
- a CDS encoding SRPBCC family protein, with translation MPSFDVSRSIHIEAFPDAVFADVRNFRKWPDWSPWLICDPHAKLTYADDGKRYDWEGPVCGSGIMRITGESEGSSIDYALTFLSPWKSENTVGFRFAEKDGGTEVTWTMTGSLPWFMFWMKSMMSGYIGADYDRGLRMLKDRIETGSVPSKLEFPGIVELPETAYAGINTECPIDEIGPHMRENFAQIREWLEEADLSPSGPPFCSVLKWSPAANVCRYTACVPFLQAPDEGPAGFVSGSRPACRAYQVRHTGAYRHLGNAWAAGMMHARSKVFHGSKRLAPFETYESDPETTPEDELVTIIHIPAK, from the coding sequence ATGCCCTCCTTCGACGTTTCCCGCTCCATCCACATCGAGGCCTTTCCCGACGCCGTCTTCGCCGACGTGCGGAATTTCCGGAAATGGCCCGACTGGTCGCCGTGGCTGATCTGCGATCCGCACGCCAAGCTGACCTATGCCGACGACGGCAAGCGCTACGACTGGGAAGGACCGGTCTGCGGCAGCGGCATCATGAGAATCACGGGTGAGTCGGAAGGCTCATCGATCGACTACGCGCTGACTTTCCTGAGCCCGTGGAAGTCGGAGAACACCGTCGGTTTCCGCTTCGCCGAGAAGGATGGCGGCACCGAGGTCACCTGGACCATGACCGGCTCGCTGCCGTGGTTCATGTTCTGGATGAAGTCGATGATGTCCGGCTACATCGGCGCCGACTACGACCGCGGGCTGCGGATGCTCAAGGACCGCATCGAGACCGGATCCGTGCCGAGCAAGCTCGAGTTCCCCGGGATCGTCGAGCTCCCGGAAACCGCCTACGCCGGCATCAACACCGAGTGCCCGATCGATGAGATCGGTCCCCACATGAGGGAGAATTTCGCTCAAATCCGCGAGTGGCTGGAGGAAGCGGACCTCAGCCCGAGCGGGCCTCCCTTTTGCTCGGTGCTGAAATGGTCGCCCGCCGCCAACGTCTGCCGCTACACCGCCTGCGTTCCGTTTCTTCAGGCGCCGGACGAGGGCCCGGCCGGATTTGTCTCCGGCAGCCGCCCCGCCTGCCGCGCCTACCAGGTCCGTCACACCGGCGCCTACCGCCACCTTGGCAATGCGTGGGCCGCCGGCATGATGCATGCCCGCTCGAAGGTCTTCCATGGAAGCAAGCGCCTCGCTCCCTTCGAGACCTACGAGAGCGATCCGGAAACCACGCCGGAAGACGAGCTCGTGACGATCATCCACATCCCGGCGAAGTAG
- a CDS encoding DUF3592 domain-containing protein yields the protein MALRLSRRNGQKMSKGCGALFGLGWTAFSSIFVVAGIWVFWTSVQSRTWEKVPCELVKFEIIDEPNTDPPFRPDLLFRYEYEGTPYQSDRLTSADDDRESDYETLVELRQELYGKELDLTCRVNPGDLSQAVLQDSAGDAWFGLVFAGFGGCFMLVGIGLTFTAFGEEKAAKAKTTPATLKSPMAGVLGCGFFGAFAAAGLGILFGVVVPKAFEYFDMRGWVETPAEVVWSRVRSHDSDDGTTYSVDIFYRYEFEGIEYRSNRQSVVGGSSSGRKSKAEVVRNHPAGTAILCYVDPDEPWKAVRERKLGWWALFALFPLPFAAIGLGGLWFAFVKKKNPKGDREPVTTRASRSTSGKSSESGIRLSGGGSTVGKRLLHVVGAIFLAGFWNGITGVFVWQMWQGWSRGEAPWFLTIFLTPFVLIGLGLIIHIFYRIFAIFSPMYRVEFSERHLSPGGHASISWRRAGGGGTPRRLALWLVGREEATYRRGTSTSTATSVFHEEALFETETKMMMPAGRVTVDLPADAVPSFRGTHNKVRWFVILTADVPMRPDVKDEYEIDVKGGRR from the coding sequence GTGGCATTGCGATTGAGCCGACGCAACGGGCAGAAGATGTCGAAGGGCTGCGGCGCGCTCTTCGGTCTCGGTTGGACCGCGTTCAGCTCGATCTTTGTCGTCGCGGGCATCTGGGTGTTCTGGACCTCGGTGCAAAGCCGGACCTGGGAAAAGGTTCCGTGCGAGTTGGTGAAGTTCGAGATCATCGACGAGCCCAACACCGATCCTCCTTTCCGGCCGGATCTTCTTTTCCGCTACGAATACGAGGGAACGCCTTACCAGAGCGACCGGTTGACCTCGGCCGACGACGACCGGGAATCGGATTACGAAACCCTCGTCGAGTTGCGTCAGGAACTCTACGGCAAGGAGCTCGACCTGACCTGCCGGGTGAATCCCGGCGATCTGTCGCAGGCGGTGCTGCAGGACTCGGCGGGCGACGCTTGGTTCGGCCTCGTTTTCGCGGGCTTCGGCGGTTGCTTCATGCTGGTCGGGATCGGTCTGACATTCACCGCGTTTGGTGAGGAAAAGGCGGCCAAGGCGAAGACGACTCCGGCCACGCTGAAGTCGCCGATGGCCGGGGTGCTCGGCTGCGGATTCTTCGGAGCTTTCGCCGCTGCCGGTCTCGGGATCCTGTTCGGGGTCGTCGTTCCGAAGGCCTTCGAATACTTCGACATGAGAGGGTGGGTCGAGACGCCCGCCGAAGTGGTTTGGTCGCGGGTCCGGTCGCACGACTCGGACGACGGCACCACCTATTCGGTCGACATCTTCTATCGCTACGAGTTCGAGGGCATCGAGTATCGATCGAACCGCCAGAGCGTCGTGGGAGGCAGCTCGAGCGGCCGGAAATCGAAGGCCGAGGTGGTGCGCAACCACCCGGCCGGCACGGCGATCCTCTGCTACGTCGATCCGGACGAACCGTGGAAGGCGGTGCGGGAGCGGAAGCTCGGCTGGTGGGCACTCTTCGCGCTGTTCCCGCTGCCATTCGCCGCGATCGGGCTCGGTGGCTTGTGGTTTGCCTTCGTCAAAAAGAAGAATCCCAAGGGTGATCGCGAGCCGGTGACGACCCGTGCGTCGCGATCGACTTCCGGCAAGTCATCCGAGTCCGGCATCCGGCTGAGCGGGGGCGGGAGCACGGTCGGCAAGCGGTTGCTTCATGTCGTCGGCGCGATCTTCCTCGCCGGGTTCTGGAACGGGATCACCGGGGTGTTCGTCTGGCAGATGTGGCAAGGATGGTCGCGGGGCGAAGCTCCTTGGTTCCTGACGATCTTCCTGACTCCGTTCGTGCTGATCGGTCTCGGTCTGATCATCCACATCTTCTACCGGATCTTCGCGATCTTCTCGCCGATGTACCGCGTCGAGTTTTCCGAACGCCATCTGTCGCCGGGAGGGCACGCGTCCATTTCGTGGAGACGGGCAGGCGGCGGCGGGACACCCAGGAGGCTGGCGCTGTGGCTGGTCGGTCGCGAGGAAGCGACCTACCGCCGGGGCACCAGCACGAGCACCGCGACATCGGTGTTCCACGAGGAGGCGCTGTTCGAAACCGAGACCAAGATGATGATGCCCGCCGGGCGGGTGACCGTGGATCTGCCGGCCGATGCCGTTCCGAGTTTCCGGGGAACGCACAACAAGGTGAGGTGGTTCGTGATCCTGACCGCGGATGTGCCGATGCGTCCCGATGTGAAGGACGAGTACGAGATCGATGTGAAAGGAGGTCGTCGATGA
- the leuS gene encoding leucine--tRNA ligase → MSDDRRKPYPFDEFEPAWQKRWDDEKTFRTPNPGDADFDASKPKFYVLDMFPYPSGSGLHVGHPEGYTATDIIGRAKRRQGFNVLHPMGWDSFGLPAEQYAIKTGQHPRVTTEANITTFKRQLKSLGFGYDWDREIATTDPEYVRWTQWIFIQLYNSYFDEEAQKAKPVSELEGKGWSREQIDAVRLAFIHEAPVNWSPDLGTVLANEEVEEWKAKGHTVERRPLRQWMLRITKYAQRLIDELEPLDWPEGIKLLQRNWIGRSEGAEVHFDLEGHQVTVFTTRPDTLFGATYMVLAPEHPLVAEITTDAQKSAVEEYVAACASKSDLDRGDLNKDKTGVFTGAHAINPVNGEKIPVWIADYVMMGYGTGAIMAVPAHDERDFEFAKKFELPILQVVQPKGDEDWQGYTDHGTAVNSGFLDGLPTAEAKAKIIEWLESEGKGVRKIQYKLRDWLFSRQRYWGEPFPLLWDKTTGEHTTIPESELPLLQPEMEDFKPTGDPRGPLVKATDWINYSDQFERETNTMPQWAGSCWYYLRYCDPGNNESFIGQEVESYWSGGTDSKGIVDLYVGGTEHAVLHLLYARFYHKVLNDLGHLSTNEPFKKLVNQGLILGEDGRKMSKSFGNVVNPDDVVRDYGADALRLYEMFMGPLEQVKPWQMKGVEGISRFLARVWRVAFELNQAGEWERSSKIQDVPCDDKALLKVVHETIKKVTEDIEKMSFNTAISQMMICTNAFTAADVVPLKEFTQLLHVLNPFAPHLSEEIHARLGGAEPLSESAWPAHDESALIESEIELVVQVNGKLRDKITVAKDAPKEEIEAAAQAAPKVQEQTEGKTIRKIIVVPGRLVNIVAN, encoded by the coding sequence ATGTCCGACGACCGCCGCAAGCCCTACCCCTTCGATGAGTTCGAGCCCGCTTGGCAGAAGCGCTGGGACGATGAGAAGACCTTCCGCACGCCAAATCCGGGCGATGCCGATTTCGATGCTTCGAAGCCGAAGTTCTACGTCCTCGACATGTTCCCCTACCCGTCCGGCAGCGGCCTGCACGTCGGACACCCGGAAGGCTACACCGCCACCGACATCATCGGCCGCGCCAAGCGCCGCCAGGGATTCAACGTGCTCCATCCTATGGGCTGGGATTCGTTCGGCCTGCCCGCCGAGCAGTACGCGATCAAGACCGGCCAGCACCCGCGGGTCACGACCGAGGCCAACATCACCACCTTCAAGCGCCAGCTGAAGTCGCTGGGCTTCGGCTACGACTGGGATCGCGAGATCGCCACCACCGACCCGGAATACGTCCGCTGGACCCAGTGGATCTTCATCCAGCTCTACAACTCCTACTTCGACGAAGAGGCGCAGAAGGCCAAGCCGGTCAGCGAACTGGAAGGCAAGGGCTGGAGCCGCGAGCAGATTGACGCGGTCCGGCTGGCCTTCATCCACGAGGCGCCGGTCAACTGGTCGCCCGATCTCGGCACCGTCCTCGCCAACGAGGAGGTCGAGGAGTGGAAAGCCAAGGGCCACACCGTCGAACGCCGACCGCTGCGCCAGTGGATGCTGCGGATCACCAAGTATGCCCAGCGGCTGATCGACGAACTGGAGCCGCTCGACTGGCCGGAAGGCATCAAGCTGCTGCAGCGGAACTGGATCGGCCGCAGCGAAGGTGCGGAAGTTCACTTCGATCTGGAAGGTCATCAGGTGACTGTCTTCACAACCCGTCCGGACACCCTGTTCGGCGCCACCTACATGGTGCTCGCTCCCGAGCACCCGCTGGTGGCCGAAATCACGACCGACGCGCAGAAGTCGGCGGTCGAGGAATATGTCGCGGCCTGCGCCAGCAAGTCCGACCTCGATCGCGGCGACTTGAACAAGGACAAGACCGGCGTCTTCACCGGTGCTCACGCGATCAATCCGGTCAACGGCGAGAAGATCCCGGTCTGGATCGCCGACTACGTCATGATGGGCTACGGCACAGGCGCGATCATGGCCGTGCCGGCGCACGACGAACGTGACTTCGAGTTCGCCAAGAAGTTCGAGCTGCCGATCCTGCAGGTGGTCCAGCCGAAGGGCGACGAGGACTGGCAGGGCTATACCGACCATGGCACCGCGGTGAATTCCGGCTTCCTCGACGGCCTGCCGACCGCTGAGGCGAAGGCGAAGATCATCGAGTGGCTGGAGTCGGAGGGCAAAGGAGTCCGTAAGATCCAGTACAAGCTCCGCGACTGGCTGTTCAGCCGCCAGCGCTACTGGGGTGAGCCGTTCCCGCTGCTGTGGGACAAGACGACGGGCGAGCACACGACCATCCCCGAGAGCGAGCTGCCGCTGCTGCAGCCGGAAATGGAGGATTTCAAGCCGACCGGCGACCCGCGCGGCCCGCTGGTCAAGGCGACCGACTGGATCAACTACAGCGACCAGTTCGAGCGTGAAACGAACACGATGCCCCAGTGGGCCGGCTCATGCTGGTACTACCTGCGCTACTGCGACCCCGGCAACAACGAGAGCTTCATCGGCCAGGAAGTCGAGAGCTACTGGAGCGGCGGCACGGACAGCAAGGGTATCGTCGATCTCTACGTCGGCGGCACCGAGCACGCGGTGCTGCACCTGCTCTACGCCCGTTTCTACCACAAGGTCCTGAACGACCTCGGCCACCTGTCGACCAACGAGCCGTTCAAGAAGCTGGTCAACCAGGGCCTGATCCTCGGTGAGGACGGGCGCAAGATGTCGAAGTCCTTCGGCAATGTCGTCAATCCCGACGACGTGGTCCGCGACTACGGCGCCGACGCGCTGCGTCTCTACGAGATGTTCATGGGCCCGCTCGAGCAGGTGAAGCCATGGCAAATGAAGGGCGTCGAGGGCATCTCGCGCTTCCTCGCCCGCGTCTGGCGCGTCGCATTCGAACTGAACCAGGCCGGCGAGTGGGAACGCTCGTCGAAGATCCAGGACGTGCCGTGCGACGACAAGGCACTGCTGAAGGTCGTCCACGAGACGATCAAGAAGGTCACCGAGGACATCGAGAAGATGTCGTTCAACACCGCGATCTCGCAGATGATGATCTGCACCAACGCCTTCACCGCCGCCGACGTGGTGCCGCTGAAAGAGTTCACGCAGCTGTTGCACGTGCTCAATCCCTTCGCCCCACACCTCAGCGAGGAAATCCACGCCCGCCTCGGCGGGGCCGAACCGCTCAGCGAGTCGGCTTGGCCGGCTCACGACGAGTCCGCGCTGATCGAGTCGGAGATCGAACTGGTGGTCCAGGTGAACGGCAAGCTGCGCGACAAGATCACGGTGGCGAAGGACGCGCCGAAGGAAGAGATCGAAGCCGCCGCCCAAGCGGCCCCGAAGGTTCAGGAACAGACTGAAGGCAAGACGATCCGCAAGATCATCGTCGTCCCCGGCCGCCTCGTGAATATCGTGGCGAACTGA
- a CDS encoding LamG domain-containing protein, which yields MRTILATAALALIPSLSARADLLDGLEAYFPMNEGGGNVIHDQWTGTTANFFGPGWGAYWDGDPRSVYLAKFDNEHFRSVQNIASGVTNQLTITAWIQATRFDDWNGIVTKGVTKAPFTFTVTWARHLRFGANMFTPAGGTGDGVWDSSVLLNGNSGVWQHVAVTYDGSKVRFYIDGVKDPVEHDASVVFGQIDEPLVIGSDLPGNAENFAGAIREVSVYSRALGDTEIASIYSGETPSPAKLSADLGGLWLGKAVLDEVKHAATGEWQPTPAGFPEDVLMFVSGSGNVQLLDEATLMRTRVVPPASPQTVIVLDESQLPNFDGITMRGGKLVGQRFSTATMPIDGSGLTLGTDSGWFEGQMTLPASHPLNPFRHKYHPDLKNGRSMGRTVRVKIDDGESGTDQVLEGDIHEAFTGLNKETLEARGRVTFTRVSTSTSLVQP from the coding sequence ATGAGAACGATCCTCGCAACGGCGGCGCTTGCCCTGATCCCAAGCCTTTCCGCACGAGCCGACCTGCTCGACGGACTCGAGGCCTACTTCCCGATGAACGAAGGCGGTGGCAACGTGATTCACGACCAGTGGACCGGCACGACCGCGAACTTCTTCGGTCCTGGCTGGGGAGCCTACTGGGATGGCGACCCGCGCAGCGTCTATCTGGCGAAGTTTGACAACGAGCACTTCCGGAGCGTCCAGAACATTGCCTCGGGGGTCACCAACCAGCTCACCATCACGGCTTGGATCCAGGCGACCCGCTTCGATGATTGGAACGGCATCGTGACCAAGGGAGTCACCAAGGCTCCCTTCACCTTCACCGTCACCTGGGCGCGCCATCTGCGGTTCGGCGCCAACATGTTCACGCCCGCCGGGGGGACCGGCGATGGCGTTTGGGACAGCAGTGTCCTCCTCAACGGCAACAGCGGCGTCTGGCAGCACGTGGCGGTTACCTACGATGGTTCGAAGGTCCGGTTCTACATCGATGGTGTGAAGGACCCCGTCGAGCACGACGCCTCGGTCGTCTTCGGTCAGATCGACGAGCCTCTGGTCATCGGCTCCGATCTGCCCGGGAACGCCGAGAACTTCGCCGGAGCGATCCGCGAGGTCAGCGTGTATTCGCGAGCGCTCGGCGACACCGAGATCGCCAGCATCTACAGCGGCGAAACGCCAAGCCCGGCCAAGCTGTCCGCCGATCTCGGCGGCTTGTGGCTCGGGAAGGCCGTTCTGGACGAGGTGAAACACGCCGCCACCGGCGAGTGGCAGCCGACCCCGGCCGGCTTCCCCGAAGACGTGCTGATGTTCGTCTCCGGCAGCGGTAACGTGCAGCTGCTCGATGAGGCCACCCTGATGCGTACCCGCGTCGTCCCGCCGGCTTCACCGCAAACGGTCATCGTCCTCGACGAATCCCAGCTGCCGAACTTCGACGGAATCACGATGCGCGGCGGCAAGCTGGTCGGCCAGCGCTTCAGCACCGCAACGATGCCGATCGATGGCAGCGGGCTCACGCTCGGCACCGACTCCGGCTGGTTCGAAGGGCAGATGACGCTGCCCGCGAGCCATCCGCTCAACCCTTTCCGCCACAAGTACCACCCCGACCTGAAGAACGGCCGATCCATGGGTCGCACGGTCCGGGTGAAGATCGACGACGGCGAGTCGGGCACCGACCAGGTGCTCGAGGGTGACATCCACGAGGCCTTCACCGGACTCAACAAGGAAACCCTCGAAGCCCGGGGACGCGTGACGTTCACCCGCGTCAGCACCAGCACCTCCCTCGTCCAACCCTGA
- a CDS encoding YkgJ family cysteine cluster protein — MKRDPALNEAMREVREIYAEWSHRPIERNCTGIADCCRFRLVGHTPYLTKGEAFVAAKAWRAAGRKEFEMPADGSCPFLHPESGKCRIYDGRPFGCRTHFCAAAGGPAKREDVRDLIQRLEEIDARLGGNGAVSLPTAVRDALRSLR; from the coding sequence ATGAAGCGCGACCCCGCCCTCAACGAAGCGATGCGTGAGGTGCGAGAGATCTACGCCGAGTGGAGCCACCGGCCGATCGAGCGGAACTGCACCGGGATCGCCGATTGCTGCCGGTTCCGGCTGGTCGGTCACACGCCTTACCTGACGAAAGGCGAGGCATTCGTGGCGGCCAAGGCGTGGCGGGCGGCGGGCCGGAAGGAGTTCGAGATGCCGGCCGACGGCTCGTGCCCGTTTCTCCATCCGGAAAGTGGCAAATGCCGCATCTACGACGGTCGGCCCTTCGGCTGCCGGACCCATTTCTGTGCCGCCGCCGGCGGTCCGGCGAAACGCGAGGACGTCCGCGACCTGATCCAGCGACTGGAGGAAATCGATGCCCGACTCGGCGGAAATGGTGCCGTGAGTTTGCCGACTGCAGTGCGCGATGCGCTGCGTTCCCTGCGCTAG
- a CDS encoding thioredoxin family protein, producing MKSLIQTVVLVALSTTAAFASGWGTDWEAAKAQAKKENKPILINFTGTDWCGWCIKLEKEVFSKESFKEYAKDNLVLMEVDFPRKKEQSDELKAQNKKLDKEFKVEGYPTIYLVDAEGKKLSGDIGYREGGPDAYVAHLKSLLKK from the coding sequence ATGAAATCCCTGATTCAGACCGTCGTTCTCGTCGCCCTCAGCACCACTGCCGCATTCGCGAGCGGATGGGGCACCGACTGGGAAGCCGCCAAGGCCCAGGCCAAGAAGGAAAACAAGCCGATCCTCATCAACTTCACCGGCACCGACTGGTGCGGCTGGTGCATCAAGCTCGAGAAGGAAGTCTTCTCCAAGGAGTCCTTCAAGGAATACGCCAAGGACAACCTCGTGCTGATGGAGGTCGACTTCCCTCGCAAGAAGGAGCAGTCGGACGAGCTGAAGGCGCAGAACAAGAAACTCGACAAGGAGTTCAAGGTCGAAGGCTACCCGACGATCTACCTCGTCGATGCCGAAGGCAAGAAGCTCTCCGGTGACATCGGCTACCGCGAAGGCGGTCCCGACGCCTACGTCGCCCACCTGAAGTCGCTGCTCAAGAAGTAA
- the rdgB gene encoding RdgB/HAM1 family non-canonical purine NTP pyrophosphatase, whose translation MAAEKPRLVVATRNAHKTAEIREMIGDRFEVLDATSFPDLPEVEETGSTFLENATLKAVSVSRGIGGLALSDDSGLEVDALDGRPGVWSSSFGGEEGNHAKNNERLLREMDGVADRNGRFRCVMVLADKGEVIADFSGSVEGRILAERSGEGGFGYDPLFAPEGYDESFAELGSEVKNGMSHRGRALAQVVEWLESRQA comes from the coding sequence ATGGCTGCGGAGAAACCGAGATTGGTGGTGGCGACGCGCAACGCCCACAAGACGGCGGAAATCCGCGAGATGATCGGCGACCGTTTCGAGGTGCTCGACGCGACCTCCTTCCCCGATCTGCCGGAGGTCGAGGAAACCGGATCCACCTTTCTGGAGAACGCGACACTCAAGGCGGTGTCGGTCAGCCGCGGCATCGGCGGGCTGGCGCTTTCCGATGATTCCGGCCTCGAGGTCGATGCCCTCGATGGCCGGCCCGGCGTGTGGTCGAGCTCGTTCGGTGGCGAGGAGGGAAACCACGCGAAGAACAACGAGCGGCTTCTCCGGGAAATGGATGGCGTCGCCGACCGCAACGGGCGTTTCCGGTGCGTCATGGTGCTGGCGGACAAGGGCGAGGTGATCGCCGATTTCTCCGGCTCGGTCGAAGGGCGGATCCTGGCCGAGCGGAGCGGGGAGGGTGGTTTCGGCTACGATCCCCTGTTCGCTCCCGAGGGCTACGACGAAAGCTTTGCGGAGCTGGGATCCGAGGTGAAAAACGGCATGAGCCACCGCGGTCGGGCACTGGCGCAGGTCGTTGAGTGGCTGGAGTCGAGGCAGGCTTGA